One Candidatus Omnitrophota bacterium genomic window carries:
- a CDS encoding CBS domain-containing protein, which produces MTLDILLREKGNEIYFTHDDATILECVRSLGEKNIGVLMVLDDSGRLEGIVSERDIIRKAFDEFGLKPHLKVKDIMIPRGQLVLAAKNDRISDIMQKMSDNHVRHIPVMDEEKVVGLLSIRDVIWKLLDETVTENRHMKDYIYGHPF; this is translated from the coding sequence ATGACACTGGATATCCTTCTAAGAGAAAAAGGCAATGAGATCTACTTCACCCATGACGACGCCACCATCCTGGAATGCGTAAGGTCCTTGGGCGAAAAGAATATCGGGGTCCTTATGGTCCTTGACGATTCCGGCCGCCTTGAGGGCATCGTTTCGGAAAGGGATATCATCCGGAAAGCTTTCGACGAGTTCGGATTGAAGCCGCACCTGAAAGTAAAGGACATCATGATACCGCGCGGCCAGCTGGTACTGGCGGCAAAGAACGACAGGATATCTGATATCATGCAGAAAATGTCGGACAACCATGTCAGGCATATCCCGGTGATGGACGAGGAGAAAGTGGTGGGATTGCTTTCCATCCGCGACGTTATCTGGAAGCTTCTGGACGAAACGGTCACGGAGAACCGCCACATGAAGGATTACATCTACGGCCATCCGTTCTGA